A genomic window from Paenibacillus antri includes:
- a CDS encoding SDR family NAD(P)-dependent oxidoreductase, with translation MVVRSGGRSRGVRPMRLRGKTAVVTGAGSGIGRGIALRFAEEGARVVVNDVASTGEETVAAIVARGGDARFVRADLRSEAEARAVVEEAVGAYGALHVLVNNAGVTGNTNVLTATEDDWERVMNTNLKGAWHCCKHAIPHMANAGGGSIVNISSTHVFRTQQRHFPYHAAKGGLQAMTLGICVEFGGQGIRANNVCPGFILTPLAEAHLQLFENREAKERTMLASHPLGRFGTPEDVANAALFLASDEARFVSGASLVVDGGRMAFQKAE, from the coding sequence TTGGTTGTTCGAAGCGGCGGACGAAGCCGAGGCGTCCGTCCGATGAGATTGCGCGGCAAGACGGCGGTCGTCACCGGCGCGGGCTCCGGCATCGGCCGAGGCATCGCGCTTCGGTTCGCGGAGGAGGGCGCCCGCGTCGTCGTGAACGACGTCGCTTCTACGGGCGAGGAGACCGTCGCGGCGATCGTCGCCCGGGGAGGGGACGCCCGCTTCGTCCGGGCGGATTTGCGAAGCGAAGCCGAGGCGCGCGCCGTCGTCGAGGAGGCGGTCGGCGCGTACGGGGCGCTGCATGTCCTGGTGAATAATGCGGGCGTGACGGGCAATACGAACGTCTTGACAGCGACGGAGGACGATTGGGAACGCGTGATGAATACGAACCTGAAGGGCGCTTGGCATTGCTGCAAGCATGCCATTCCGCATATGGCGAACGCCGGCGGCGGGAGCATCGTCAACATCTCCTCCACGCATGTGTTTCGCACGCAGCAGCGCCACTTTCCGTATCACGCGGCGAAGGGCGGGCTGCAGGCGATGACGCTCGGCATCTGCGTCGAGTTCGGCGGGCAGGGCATCCGGGCGAACAATGTATGCCCGGGCTTCATCCTGACGCCGCTCGCGGAAGCGCATCTGCAGCTGTTCGAGAACCGCGAAGCGAAGGAGCGGACGATGCTGGCGTCGCATCCGCTCGGCCGCTTCGGCACGCCGGAGGACGTCGCGAACGCGGCGCTGTTCCTCGCCTCCGACGAGGCGCGCTTCGTCTCGGGGGCGTCCCTCGTCGTGGACGGAGGGCGGATGGCGTTCCAGAAGGCGGAGTAA
- a CDS encoding carbohydrate ABC transporter permease: MVRDRSISSRLLDVATHVTMAVVLLVTLLPFIHVVSISFSGPKDIVAGNVFLWPVNFDLTAYKLIFSNFLIPKSFLNSVIITALGTAINMAMTVLTAYPLSKSRLPFRSFFLKMFLLTMFFSGGLVPKFLLVNSLGMYDSFWALTVPLAINTYFMIIMLSFFKNFPKEIEESAKIDGCNDMQVLVRIVLPLSMASVMTIGLFYAVQHWNSYFQALLYINSNEKYPLQLILRQIVLQSQIQNLMQGSPIDYQTQANSESLKYGTLVISILPMLILYPFIQKYFVRGVMIGSLKG, encoded by the coding sequence ATGGTAAGAGATCGATCCATATCGTCCAGGTTGCTCGATGTCGCGACGCACGTCACGATGGCGGTCGTCCTGCTGGTCACGCTGCTGCCCTTCATCCATGTCGTCTCCATCTCGTTCAGCGGACCGAAGGACATCGTCGCCGGCAACGTGTTTCTGTGGCCCGTCAACTTCGACTTGACGGCGTATAAGCTGATCTTCAGCAATTTCCTCATTCCGAAGTCGTTCCTGAACTCCGTGATCATTACGGCGCTCGGCACCGCCATCAATATGGCGATGACGGTGTTGACGGCGTATCCGTTGTCGAAGAGCCGGCTGCCTTTTCGTTCCTTTTTCTTGAAAATGTTCCTGCTCACCATGTTCTTCAGCGGCGGTTTGGTCCCGAAATTTCTTCTGGTCAACTCGCTGGGCATGTACGATTCGTTCTGGGCGTTGACCGTGCCGCTGGCGATCAACACGTACTTCATGATTATCATGCTGTCGTTCTTCAAAAATTTCCCGAAGGAAATCGAAGAGTCGGCGAAGATCGACGGGTGCAACGACATGCAGGTACTCGTCCGCATCGTGCTGCCGCTGTCGATGGCTTCGGTCATGACGATCGGACTGTTCTACGCGGTGCAGCATTGGAACTCTTATTTCCAGGCGCTGCTCTACATCAACTCGAACGAGAAGTACCCGCTTCAGCTCATCCTGCGGCAAATCGTGCTCCAATCGCAAATTCAGAACCTGATGCAGGGAAGCCCGATCGACTATCAAACGCAGGCGAATTCGGAGAGCTTGAAGTATGGCACGCTCGTCATTTCGATCCTGCCGATGCTCATTTTATACCCGTTCATCCAGAAATACTTCGTCCGGGGCGTTATGATCGGTTCGCTTAAGGGCTGA
- a CDS encoding mandelate racemase/muconate lactonizing enzyme family protein: protein MKITDVRLDVVSVPRRTGFVCQHGIVSLDTDEGITGIGEMSDFSHLPKYSIDVEDLRATLRAQLVGRDPFDLVALNRELADLFPETMYYYEKGTFIRCGVDLALYDVAGKALGVNVGTLLGGRLRDKLKVCYPIFRSRTLEEVDANLDVVRKRFAQGFDAFRLYAGVNPDADEAFLDGVRSEFGHRVTIKSLDYSHLLDWKSALRVTKRLLPYGVQLVESPAFRNDFEGLRHFRMAVDLPVSEHVWSFRQLHEMLRGDCVDVLNIALVFIGGFEAARKAAAAAEVAGKGVLIGTTQELSLGTAAQAVFGASLPNLTTISDPTGPELYVDDVAVEPVRYEGGYLLVPDAAKPGIGVELDPAKVERLRSGGFAWGAQRLAQLQDRTSGG from the coding sequence ATGAAAATTACGGACGTTCGGCTCGACGTCGTCTCGGTCCCGAGGCGCACGGGCTTCGTATGCCAGCACGGGATCGTAAGTCTCGACACGGACGAAGGAATTACGGGAATCGGAGAGATGTCCGACTTCTCGCATCTGCCGAAGTATTCGATCGACGTCGAGGATTTGCGGGCGACCTTGCGCGCGCAGCTCGTCGGACGCGACCCGTTCGATCTCGTCGCGCTCAATCGCGAGCTGGCGGACCTGTTCCCCGAGACGATGTACTATTACGAAAAGGGGACCTTCATCCGCTGCGGCGTCGACCTAGCGCTCTACGATGTCGCGGGGAAGGCGCTCGGCGTCAACGTCGGCACGCTGCTCGGAGGGAGGCTTCGCGACAAGCTGAAGGTATGCTACCCGATCTTCCGGAGCCGCACGCTCGAGGAGGTCGACGCCAATCTGGACGTCGTGCGGAAGCGGTTCGCGCAAGGCTTCGACGCCTTCCGGCTGTACGCCGGCGTCAATCCCGACGCGGACGAGGCGTTCCTCGACGGGGTGCGCTCCGAATTCGGACATCGCGTGACGATCAAGTCGCTCGATTACAGCCACCTGCTCGATTGGAAGTCGGCGCTGCGCGTCACGAAGCGGCTGCTGCCGTATGGCGTGCAGCTGGTCGAGAGCCCGGCGTTCCGGAACGACTTCGAGGGGCTGCGGCACTTCCGCATGGCCGTCGATCTGCCGGTCAGCGAGCATGTCTGGAGCTTCCGGCAGCTGCACGAGATGCTTCGCGGCGACTGCGTCGACGTGCTCAACATCGCGCTCGTCTTCATCGGCGGCTTCGAGGCCGCCCGCAAAGCCGCCGCGGCCGCCGAGGTCGCGGGCAAGGGCGTCTTGATCGGCACGACGCAAGAGCTCAGCCTCGGCACCGCGGCGCAGGCGGTCTTCGGCGCGTCGCTCCCGAACTTGACGACGATCTCCGATCCGACGGGGCCGGAGCTGTACGTCGACGACGTCGCCGTCGAGCCGGTCCGGTACGAGGGCGGGTACCTGCTCGTGCCGGACGCGGCGAAGCCGGGCATCGGCGTGGAGCTGGACCCGGCGAAGGTGGAGCGGCTGCGGTCCGGCGGCTTCGCATGGGGCGCGCAGCGGCTCGCTCAGCTGCAAGATCGCACGAGCGGCGGCTAG
- a CDS encoding dihydrodipicolinate synthase family protein, with protein sequence MKERERFRERIRGVNAIPVTPFRLDGEIDEAALGEAIRFLIDRGLDALYPCGNTGEFYSLDVEEAKRVASLSVEAAAGRGLIVVGVGHDAKTAAALAAHAERAGADGLMIHQPAHPFQREDGVLDYYRRIADATSLPIVLYVRSEGMSAATLREAAAIPNVVGVKYAVNHLPAFAQAVREVGSALEWICGTAETWAPFFYAAGAVGFTSGLANVDPGRSLAMAEALRLGRFEEAMRLWEETRPFERLRERRLSGDNVSVVKEAMAQLGRGNGVVRPPIAPLAAEEKREVSRILRTWGLLPEA encoded by the coding sequence ATGAAGGAACGGGAACGATTCAGAGAACGCATTCGAGGGGTGAACGCGATCCCGGTCACGCCGTTCCGGCTCGACGGAGAGATCGACGAAGCCGCGCTCGGCGAAGCCATCCGCTTCTTGATCGACCGCGGGCTGGACGCGTTGTATCCGTGCGGGAACACGGGGGAGTTTTATTCGCTCGACGTCGAGGAGGCGAAGCGCGTCGCGTCGCTTTCCGTCGAAGCCGCGGCGGGCCGCGGGCTGATCGTCGTCGGCGTCGGTCACGACGCGAAGACGGCCGCCGCCCTTGCTGCGCATGCGGAGCGGGCGGGGGCGGACGGGCTGATGATTCATCAGCCCGCGCATCCGTTCCAGCGCGAAGACGGCGTGCTCGACTATTACCGGCGGATCGCCGACGCGACGTCGCTGCCGATCGTGCTGTACGTCCGCAGCGAAGGGATGTCGGCGGCGACGCTTCGGGAGGCGGCGGCCATTCCGAACGTCGTCGGCGTCAAATACGCGGTCAACCATCTGCCCGCGTTCGCGCAAGCGGTGCGGGAAGTCGGGAGCGCGCTGGAGTGGATTTGCGGCACGGCGGAGACGTGGGCGCCGTTCTTTTACGCCGCGGGGGCGGTCGGCTTTACATCGGGTCTCGCCAACGTCGATCCGGGACGCTCGCTCGCCATGGCGGAGGCGCTCCGGCTCGGGCGGTTCGAGGAAGCGATGCGCCTATGGGAAGAGACGCGGCCGTTCGAACGGCTTCGGGAGCGGCGCTTGAGCGGCGACAACGTCAGCGTCGTCAAGGAGGCGATGGCGCAGCTGGGCCGCGGGAACGGCGTCGTTCGGCCGCCGATCGCGCCGCTCGCCGCCGAGGAGAAGCGGGAGGTGTCCCGCATCCTGCGGACGTGGGGACTGCTGCCGGAGGCATGA
- a CDS encoding aldehyde dehydrogenase family protein gives METRLNYIDGGWTPPSSGTYADNVNPADVRETVGRVPLSTPEDADAAVRAAHRALPAWRAASGAVRGELLLRAALLLEERAEDVARSITREMGKTLAEARGEALRGAAILKYYASEGLRANGEHIPASDGTSLLFTKRLPLGVVALITPWNFPVAIPIWKMAPALAYGNTVVLKPATNAGLTAARLAELFDEAGCPPGVVNVVHGSGSDIGGALTAHPLVDGVSFTGSNAVGARIARIASERGAKYQLEMGGKNAVVVWGDAELERAADLVVSGAMKSAGQKCTATSKVIVAASAKERFAQLLLERIRAIRVGDGMDPNTYFGPVATPAQRDAVLQAIRRGAEEGARLLHGGGAPDRPELQAGCYVEPTLFDRVTPETSLAREEIFGPVLALMEATDLDEAIALANGTEYGLSAAIFTGSLKTAMTFANRVEAGMIKVNGETAGVEYQAPFGGLKKSSSHSREQGRAAMEFFTHTQTISISV, from the coding sequence ATGGAGACGCGCTTGAATTATATCGACGGCGGTTGGACGCCGCCGTCTTCCGGGACGTACGCGGACAACGTCAATCCGGCGGACGTCCGGGAGACGGTCGGCCGCGTGCCGCTGTCGACGCCCGAGGACGCGGACGCCGCCGTCCGCGCCGCGCATCGGGCGCTGCCGGCGTGGCGCGCCGCGAGCGGCGCGGTCCGCGGCGAGCTGCTGCTGCGGGCGGCGCTACTCCTCGAGGAGCGCGCCGAGGACGTTGCGCGTTCGATCACGAGGGAGATGGGCAAGACGCTGGCGGAAGCGAGAGGCGAAGCGCTGCGCGGCGCCGCCATCTTGAAGTATTACGCTTCCGAAGGGCTGCGCGCGAACGGCGAGCATATTCCGGCGTCGGACGGGACGTCGCTGCTCTTCACGAAGCGGCTGCCGCTCGGCGTCGTCGCTTTGATTACGCCTTGGAATTTTCCGGTGGCGATCCCGATTTGGAAAATGGCGCCGGCCTTGGCGTACGGGAACACCGTCGTGCTGAAGCCGGCGACGAATGCGGGCCTTACCGCCGCAAGACTCGCGGAGCTCTTCGACGAAGCCGGATGCCCGCCGGGCGTCGTCAACGTGGTGCACGGCTCCGGCTCCGACATCGGCGGCGCGTTGACGGCGCATCCGCTCGTCGACGGCGTCAGCTTCACCGGCTCCAACGCGGTCGGCGCTCGGATCGCCCGCATCGCGTCGGAGCGGGGGGCGAAGTACCAGCTCGAGATGGGCGGCAAGAACGCCGTCGTCGTCTGGGGGGACGCGGAGCTGGAGCGCGCCGCGGATCTCGTCGTCTCCGGCGCGATGAAGAGCGCCGGGCAGAAATGCACCGCGACTAGCAAGGTCATCGTCGCCGCCTCCGCGAAGGAACGGTTCGCGCAGCTGCTGCTGGAGCGCATCCGCGCGATTCGCGTCGGAGACGGGATGGACCCGAACACATACTTCGGGCCGGTCGCCACGCCGGCGCAGCGGGACGCCGTGCTGCAGGCTATCCGCCGCGGCGCGGAAGAGGGCGCCCGGCTGCTGCACGGCGGCGGCGCTCCGGATCGGCCCGAGCTGCAAGCGGGCTGCTACGTCGAGCCGACGTTGTTCGACCGGGTGACGCCCGAGACGTCGCTCGCGCGGGAAGAAATTTTCGGCCCGGTGCTTGCCTTGATGGAAGCGACCGACTTGGACGAGGCGATCGCGCTGGCGAACGGCACCGAGTACGGCCTCAGCGCGGCGATCTTCACGGGCTCGCTGAAGACGGCGATGACGTTCGCGAACCGCGTCGAGGCGGGCATGATCAAGGTCAACGGCGAGACCGCGGGCGTCGAGTACCAGGCGCCGTTCGGCGGCTTGAAGAAGTCCAGCTCGCATTCGCGGGAGCAGGGGCGCGCGGCGATGGAATTTTTCACGCATACGCAGACGATTTCGATTTCGGTTTGA
- a CDS encoding ABC transporter permease: MFAVLSEEMGADRRECTLRLRAMPCYICIERRRRRGGREIGEGEKAMDLRQQVTIRPERASIGKWGRLRREVAVHRFLLLMLVPGFVYFVVFQYLPMYGILVAFKDFRLNANVGYIENVFTSSWAGLKHFITFVESPNFWKLLRNTILLSVYNTIFGFPAPILFAILLNEVRQLLYKKVIQTVSYLPYFISTVAVIGMLKMLLSPESGAINNILGALFGIEPKYYFGDADWFRTLFVTSDIWQKLGWGSIIYLAALSKVNPEMYESAVIDGARRTQQIWHITLPALKTTIVVMLLLSLSGLLDVGVEKVLLMYSPATYETADVLSTYIYRRGLVDMSYSFGTAVELFNGVVNLLILVGANYASRKLTSESLW; this comes from the coding sequence GTTCTTTCCGAGGAGATGGGTGCCGATCGAAGGGAATGTACCTTGCGGCTTCGCGCCATGCCCTGCTACATTTGCATCGAGCGGCGGCGCCGTCGAGGCGGCCGCGAAATCGGCGAAGGGGAGAAAGCGATGGATTTGCGGCAGCAGGTTACGATTCGTCCCGAGCGGGCCTCGATCGGGAAGTGGGGGCGGTTGAGGAGAGAGGTGGCGGTGCATCGTTTTCTATTGTTGATGCTCGTTCCGGGGTTCGTCTATTTCGTAGTGTTCCAATACTTGCCGATGTACGGCATCCTGGTCGCCTTCAAGGATTTCCGGCTGAACGCGAATGTCGGCTATATTGAAAACGTCTTCACCAGTTCCTGGGCGGGCCTCAAACACTTCATTACGTTCGTGGAGAGCCCGAACTTCTGGAAGCTGCTGCGTAACACGATTTTGCTGAGCGTATACAACACGATTTTCGGGTTTCCCGCGCCGATTCTATTCGCCATTCTGCTCAACGAGGTCCGGCAATTGCTGTACAAGAAGGTCATCCAGACCGTCAGCTACTTGCCGTATTTCATCTCTACCGTTGCGGTCATCGGGATGCTGAAGATGCTCCTCTCGCCCGAGTCCGGCGCGATCAACAACATCCTCGGCGCGCTGTTCGGCATCGAGCCGAAATATTACTTCGGGGACGCGGACTGGTTCCGAACGCTGTTCGTCACGTCCGACATCTGGCAGAAGCTCGGCTGGGGATCGATTATCTACTTAGCCGCCCTCTCCAAGGTCAATCCGGAGATGTACGAATCCGCCGTCATCGACGGCGCGAGACGCACGCAGCAAATCTGGCACATTACGCTGCCGGCGCTGAAGACGACGATCGTCGTCATGCTGCTGCTGAGCTTGTCCGGCCTGCTCGACGTCGGCGTCGAAAAGGTGCTTCTCATGTACAGCCCGGCGACGTACGAGACGGCGGACGTGCTGTCGACTTATATTTACCGGCGCGGCCTCGTCGATATGAGCTACAGCTTCGGCACGGCGGTCGAATTGTTCAACGGGGTCGTGAACCTGCTGATCTTGGTCGGCGCGAACTACGCATCCCGCAAATTGACGAGCGAAAGCTTATGGTAG
- a CDS encoding extracellular solute-binding protein, whose protein sequence is MPKKRTFAAWVSLIVALSFVLSACSSGDSGSGGAASETPAEASSGDPAPAPADAAPKLLEYDVVAEYQNLPDENPTMKDKLVMEKFNIKTDTNYITLAEGLEKLSVLFASGNYPDYIPNLNHEAEVKRWGEAGFLVPLSDHMDALSEYRKWWTDEEWNVVTQFAQNPDGKLYYLPAKNYRSHSKAWIYRKDVFDALGLKFPETLDELYAALKAIKAAYPDSVPISNRGKDGVIGIAVNAYRLPGDMWYGFEGFYRDPDANDEVMYAQATDKFRESLKFINKLYKEDLIEKEFPTMTTEQWTQRGVSGRSFIMYDYATRAAYFQNLMQDTPEAQWDWAPVTISTGDKPGFVDRELPFFSYGPIVTNKVEGERLDRLLEYFNWAASPEGVKFHTLGVEGETYEVVDGKPQYSNGAADKHEMFQKTGFIEFLVTDPEYVASNEDRQTDLAVSEAFKDKPFVPFTAFNLSAEDRETANSLITGVTDIAEQFYVKAIMGQVDVNDDAVWNQYVQELNQAGLTQLLELHRKSAQ, encoded by the coding sequence ATGCCAAAAAAGAGAACGTTCGCCGCATGGGTCAGCTTGATCGTCGCGCTGTCTTTCGTCTTATCGGCCTGCAGCTCCGGCGATTCCGGTTCGGGCGGCGCAGCCTCGGAGACCCCGGCCGAAGCTTCATCCGGAGATCCGGCGCCGGCGCCCGCGGACGCGGCGCCGAAGCTGCTGGAGTACGACGTTGTGGCCGAATATCAGAATCTTCCGGACGAAAACCCGACGATGAAAGACAAGTTGGTGATGGAGAAGTTCAACATCAAGACCGACACGAACTACATTACGCTGGCGGAAGGCTTGGAGAAGCTGAGCGTCTTGTTCGCCAGCGGCAATTATCCGGACTATATCCCGAATTTGAACCACGAGGCGGAAGTAAAGCGGTGGGGCGAGGCGGGCTTCCTGGTACCGCTCTCCGACCATATGGACGCGCTGTCGGAATACCGGAAGTGGTGGACCGACGAGGAATGGAACGTCGTCACCCAATTCGCGCAAAATCCGGACGGGAAGCTGTACTACCTGCCGGCGAAAAACTACCGCAGCCATTCGAAGGCGTGGATTTACCGCAAAGACGTGTTCGACGCGCTCGGCCTGAAGTTCCCGGAGACGCTCGACGAGCTGTACGCGGCGCTGAAGGCGATCAAGGCCGCCTACCCGGATTCCGTGCCGATCTCGAACCGCGGCAAGGACGGCGTCATCGGCATCGCCGTGAACGCCTACCGACTGCCGGGCGACATGTGGTACGGCTTCGAAGGCTTCTACCGCGATCCCGACGCGAACGACGAAGTGATGTACGCGCAGGCGACGGACAAATTCCGCGAGTCGCTCAAGTTCATCAACAAGTTGTATAAGGAAGATTTGATCGAAAAAGAGTTTCCGACGATGACGACGGAACAATGGACGCAGCGCGGGGTGAGCGGCCGCTCCTTCATTATGTACGACTACGCGACGCGCGCGGCGTATTTCCAAAACCTGATGCAGGATACGCCGGAGGCGCAGTGGGATTGGGCGCCGGTCACCATCTCGACGGGCGACAAGCCGGGCTTCGTGGACCGCGAGCTGCCGTTCTTCTCGTACGGTCCGATCGTGACGAACAAGGTCGAGGGCGAGCGGTTGGATCGACTGCTCGAGTACTTCAACTGGGCCGCGTCGCCGGAAGGCGTGAAGTTCCACACGCTCGGCGTGGAAGGCGAGACGTACGAGGTCGTGGACGGCAAGCCGCAGTACAGCAACGGCGCGGCGGATAAACACGAGATGTTCCAGAAGACCGGATTCATCGAATTCCTCGTCACCGATCCGGAGTACGTCGCGTCGAACGAAGATCGGCAGACGGACTTGGCGGTATCGGAAGCGTTCAAGGATAAGCCGTTCGTTCCGTTCACCGCGTTCAACTTGTCCGCCGAGGATCGCGAGACGGCGAACAGCCTGATCACGGGCGTGACGGATATCGCGGAGCAATTTTACGTGAAGGCGATCATGGGGCAGGTCGACGTGAACGACGACGCGGTATGGAATCAGTACGTGCAAGAGCTGAATCAAGCCGGACTGACGCAATTGCTCGAGCTGCATCGGAAGTCCGCGCAATAA